A window from Leptolyngbya iicbica LK encodes these proteins:
- a CDS encoding ExeM/NucH family extracellular endonuclease: protein MATTLSAGDIAITGFNFDNPDELAFVLLVDIEAGTQITFTDNGWLAAGGFRANEGSFTWQATENLAAGTLVTPTVSGVAFSTSGDQLLAYQGDANSPTFIYALNSEGAGVWQADATSSNTSALPAGLLDGATAVALDEIDNAIYVGPTSGTKAELLAAISDRTNWTGSNSDRQIFSTSAFTVTDASDDSGVGGDDDETTGPVINEVLVSTTGADVEFIEIFGTPGTSLAGLSILNIEGGTGAGSIDNRFDLPDDAVIGDNGFYLVGNSLVATALGVMPDTEFPTNFFENSSSTIALVETATIAGDGVSGAEAVVDAVALQDSNSGTFFYGAPVLGPDGSFYPSAVTRSPDGGDFQIVDAFSPAGANTTPTAGTDNNGGDNSSGDAPLTLISAIQGNGAVSPLDGSPVTVEAVVVGDFQDGGAGTNGDFNGFFVQEEDTDADGDAATSEGLFIFDGNSPVVDVNVGDRVRVTGTVTEFFGETQLSGVTVEVLDNGDNSGLVTPATVTFPVANTVTNSDGALIADLEAYEGMLVTIPQELTVSDLFTLGRFGDIGLHADGRLETFTQVNAPSVSGFQAYQDLGVRNTVILDDGSTVQNPAVIPFEIPAEPGDIVGQLDANDDLNVGDTVTDLTGVVRFSRGSGGSGDEIYRINPVETVEFVNSNPRLTEAPEVGGNLKVASFNVLNFFTSLGDEGLTSGPEGLSPRGADNQFEFDRQVAKLVAALAAIEADVFGLVELENEFGDVNGDGEFAIGFLVDALNAAIPGANYQYVDPGMDYVGTDAIAVGFIYNANTVGIAEGTTVEVLSDSDLAGLGVDSGNSVFDGSGTSRNPIAVTFEELATGETFTAVNNHFKSKGSISPFGNNAGTGDGTGNNNEARLQAAIAIDAWLDTDPTGSGDNDFLILGDLNAYGMEDPIQYLLGEGYANMVAAFLSPGENSYSFGFPLDLDTSPQVQAFGALDYALANASLAAQVVDAAEWHINADEASAFDYNTNFKPDAQVDDLFGANPFRSSDHDPLIVGLNLSSPDDDNNDTDPDNGGNGGDDDNDDTDNGDTGTDNGSTGGEHDGTDDDDTDTDTDNGGTDNGGTDDGGEDVIAEILDLTGIDGNITANVSLQREAAFDNLLQFYVTDVRGAVNGINPGEAGYEDAVRHNLLAMPQLFVENLSTRNTTITLEGGFYYAPALIIDGDLHNLATIGDAAMGMTMIQRDGNVWTFEDWVDADFNDLEFAINSVESTAIAS, encoded by the coding sequence ATGGCTACGACACTTTCTGCTGGCGATATTGCTATCACAGGCTTTAATTTTGATAACCCAGATGAGCTTGCGTTTGTCCTCCTTGTGGACATCGAAGCGGGGACTCAGATCACCTTTACGGACAATGGCTGGCTAGCGGCTGGCGGTTTTCGCGCCAATGAAGGGAGCTTTACTTGGCAAGCGACCGAAAACTTGGCGGCTGGCACCCTCGTGACTCCGACGGTGAGTGGCGTAGCGTTCTCGACTAGTGGTGACCAACTCTTGGCTTACCAGGGGGATGCTAACAGTCCCACCTTCATCTACGCGCTGAACAGTGAAGGGGCTGGGGTTTGGCAAGCCGATGCGACAAGCTCCAACACTTCTGCGCTGCCTGCTGGCCTGCTGGATGGCGCAACTGCTGTGGCGTTGGATGAAATTGATAACGCCATTTATGTTGGCCCCACATCAGGGACAAAAGCTGAGTTGTTGGCGGCGATTAGCGATCGCACCAACTGGACTGGCAGTAACAGCGATCGCCAAATCTTCTCGACATCGGCCTTCACCGTGACCGACGCGAGCGATGACTCTGGTGTGGGTGGTGACGATGACGAGACCACTGGCCCAGTGATCAATGAGGTGCTGGTCAGCACGACGGGAGCTGACGTTGAGTTCATCGAGATCTTTGGCACACCGGGCACATCGCTTGCGGGGCTGAGCATTCTCAATATTGAGGGCGGCACTGGCGCGGGCAGCATCGACAACCGCTTTGATCTCCCTGACGATGCTGTGATTGGTGACAACGGCTTTTATCTAGTTGGCAACAGCCTGGTGGCGACGGCCCTGGGGGTGATGCCCGACACGGAATTTCCCACGAATTTCTTTGAGAACAGCAGCTCCACCATTGCCCTGGTCGAAACGGCGACTATTGCTGGCGATGGGGTCTCCGGTGCCGAAGCCGTGGTCGATGCGGTGGCTCTGCAAGATAGCAATAGCGGTACCTTTTTCTACGGTGCACCAGTCCTCGGCCCCGACGGCAGTTTCTATCCTTCTGCTGTTACGCGATCGCCTGATGGCGGCGATTTCCAGATTGTAGATGCCTTTAGCCCAGCGGGCGCTAACACCACCCCCACCGCTGGCACCGATAACAATGGCGGCGACAACAGCAGCGGCGATGCGCCCCTAACTCTCATTAGCGCAATTCAAGGGAATGGTGCGGTCAGTCCGCTCGACGGCAGCCCGGTCACGGTTGAAGCCGTTGTAGTGGGAGACTTCCAAGATGGCGGCGCGGGCACGAACGGTGATTTCAACGGCTTCTTTGTGCAAGAAGAAGATACCGACGCCGACGGGGATGCGGCCACCTCGGAAGGACTGTTTATTTTCGACGGCAATAGCCCAGTCGTGGATGTGAACGTGGGCGATCGCGTTCGGGTCACCGGTACGGTCACGGAGTTCTTCGGCGAAACGCAACTCTCCGGCGTGACCGTCGAAGTGCTCGACAACGGCGACAACAGCGGACTGGTGACTCCGGCCACAGTGACCTTCCCGGTCGCGAATACGGTGACCAACAGCGACGGTGCCCTGATTGCCGATCTGGAAGCCTATGAAGGCATGTTGGTCACGATTCCTCAGGAATTGACCGTGTCGGACTTGTTCACCCTGGGCCGCTTTGGCGATATCGGCCTCCACGCCGATGGCCGGTTGGAAACCTTCACCCAAGTTAACGCTCCCAGTGTCTCTGGGTTCCAGGCTTACCAAGACCTGGGCGTGCGCAACACTGTGATTTTGGACGACGGCAGTACCGTGCAAAATCCCGCAGTGATTCCGTTCGAGATTCCCGCCGAACCAGGAGATATTGTGGGGCAGCTGGATGCGAATGACGATTTGAATGTGGGCGACACGGTCACTGACCTGACTGGGGTCGTGCGGTTTAGTCGTGGTTCCGGCGGCTCTGGGGACGAAATCTATCGCATCAACCCGGTTGAGACGGTGGAGTTTGTCAACAGTAATCCTCGTCTGACCGAGGCTCCCGAAGTTGGCGGCAACCTCAAGGTTGCATCCTTCAACGTCCTCAACTTTTTTACTTCGCTAGGCGATGAAGGATTAACGTCTGGGCCGGAGGGTCTTTCTCCCCGAGGGGCAGATAATCAGTTTGAATTCGATCGCCAGGTGGCAAAGCTGGTCGCGGCGCTGGCGGCAATTGAAGCGGATGTCTTTGGTCTAGTCGAACTCGAAAATGAGTTTGGCGATGTCAATGGCGACGGTGAGTTTGCGATCGGCTTTCTGGTCGATGCCCTGAATGCGGCGATTCCGGGGGCGAACTATCAGTACGTGGATCCCGGTATGGACTATGTGGGGACGGATGCGATCGCGGTGGGCTTCATTTACAACGCGAATACGGTCGGCATTGCTGAGGGCACAACGGTCGAAGTCCTTTCTGATAGCGACCTGGCAGGGCTCGGCGTTGATTCGGGTAACTCCGTGTTTGATGGCTCTGGCACTAGCCGCAACCCGATCGCCGTCACGTTTGAAGAGTTGGCGACTGGGGAAACCTTCACAGCGGTCAACAACCATTTCAAGTCCAAGGGCTCCATCAGTCCCTTCGGCAACAACGCCGGGACGGGCGATGGGACGGGCAATAACAACGAAGCTCGCCTGCAAGCCGCGATCGCGATCGATGCCTGGCTAGACACCGACCCCACCGGCTCCGGCGACAACGACTTCCTGATTCTGGGCGACCTCAACGCCTATGGCATGGAAGATCCCATCCAATATCTGCTGGGTGAAGGCTACGCCAACATGGTGGCAGCCTTCCTGTCGCCAGGGGAAAACAGTTACTCCTTTGGCTTCCCCCTGGATCTGGATACCAGCCCACAAGTCCAAGCCTTTGGCGCTTTGGATTACGCCCTTGCTAATGCTTCCCTCGCGGCTCAGGTCGTCGATGCCGCCGAATGGCATATCAATGCCGATGAAGCCTCCGCGTTTGACTACAACACCAACTTCAAACCGGACGCGCAAGTCGATGACCTGTTCGGAGCCAATCCCTTCCGCTCCTCTGACCACGATCCCCTCATCGTTGGGCTGAACTTGAGCAGCCCCGATGACGACAATAACGACACCGACCCAGACAACGGCGGTAACGGGGGCGATGACGACAATGACGACACCGACAATGGCGATACTGGCACTGATAACGGCAGTACTGGCGGCGAGCATGACGGCACCGATGATGACGATACCGATACTGACACGGACAACGGCGGTACTGACAATGGTGGTACTGACGATGGTGGCGAGGATGTAATTGCCGAAATCCTTGACTTGACAGGGATTGACGGCAACATCACGGCAAATGTCAGCCTCCAGCGTGAAGCTGCATTCGACAATTTGCTGCAGTTTTATGTCACTGACGTCCGGGGCGCTGTGAACGGCATCAATCCGGGTGAAGCAGGCTATGAAGACGCGGTACGGCACAACCTGCTAGCCATGCCGCAGCTCTTTGTTGAGAACCTGAGTACCCGGAACACCACCATCACCCTGGAAGGCGGTTTCTACTATGCGCCAGCGCTCATCATCGATGGCGACCTGCATAATCTGGCAACCATTGGCGATGCGGCGATGGGTATGACCATGATCCAGCGCGACGGCAACGTGTGGACCTTTGAAGACTGGGTTGATGCGGACTTCAATGACCTGGAGTTTGCCATTAATTCTGTCGAATCCACCGCGATCGCCAGCTAA